From the Leptospira biflexa serovar Patoc strain 'Patoc 1 (Paris)' genome, one window contains:
- the ilvC gene encoding ketol-acid reductoisomerase, whose amino-acid sequence MANIYYDDSCDLNLLKGKTIAVIGYGSQGHAQAQNMKDSGLKVIIGLRDGSKSVKEAKEAGFEVYNVAEASKKADIIQILAPDTIQADMYKADIEPNLSEGKALVFSHGFNIHYDLITPPKNVDVYMVAPKGPGHLVRRVYTEGGGVPCLIAIYQDATGQAKARALAHASGVGGGRAGILETSFREETETDLFGEQAVLCGGVANLIMSGFETLTEAGYDPEIAYFECLHEVKLITDLIYEGGLARMRFSISDTAEYGDYISGPRVIDAGVKARMKDVLTDIQKDKGAAFAKRWMADTKAGYPEYKKLKEKNAAHPIEAVGTKLRSMMKWLAK is encoded by the coding sequence ATGGCAAATATCTATTACGACGACAGTTGCGATCTCAATCTCCTTAAAGGTAAAACCATTGCAGTGATTGGCTACGGAAGCCAAGGTCACGCCCAAGCTCAAAACATGAAAGATTCTGGTTTGAAAGTCATCATTGGACTTCGCGATGGATCCAAATCAGTCAAAGAAGCAAAAGAAGCTGGTTTCGAAGTTTATAATGTAGCAGAAGCTTCCAAAAAAGCGGACATCATCCAAATCCTTGCTCCAGATACCATCCAAGCTGACATGTATAAGGCGGACATTGAACCAAACCTGTCAGAAGGGAAAGCTCTTGTTTTCTCTCATGGATTTAACATCCACTACGATCTCATCACTCCTCCAAAAAACGTAGACGTGTATATGGTGGCTCCTAAAGGACCTGGACATTTAGTTCGCCGTGTGTATACAGAAGGTGGTGGAGTGCCTTGCCTTATCGCCATCTACCAAGATGCAACAGGCCAAGCAAAAGCTCGTGCACTCGCACACGCAAGTGGAGTTGGTGGAGGAAGAGCAGGAATTTTAGAAACCTCTTTCCGTGAAGAAACAGAAACAGACCTTTTCGGAGAACAAGCAGTTCTTTGTGGTGGTGTGGCAAACCTCATCATGAGTGGATTTGAAACTCTTACCGAAGCTGGATACGATCCAGAGATCGCTTACTTTGAATGTTTGCATGAAGTGAAACTCATCACGGACCTGATCTATGAAGGTGGCCTTGCTCGTATGCGTTTCTCTATCTCTGACACAGCAGAGTATGGAGACTATATCAGTGGACCACGTGTGATTGATGCTGGTGTGAAAGCTCGCATGAAAGATGTTCTCACTGACATCCAAAAAGACAAGGGAGCAGCGTTTGCAAAACGTTGGATGGCCGATACAAAAGCTGGATACCCTGAATACAAAAAACTCAAAGAAAAAAATGCGGCACACCCAATTGAAGCAGTAGGAACTAAACTACGTTCCATGATGAAGTGGCTCGCAAAGTAA
- a CDS encoding thiolase family protein encodes MKVTQKIVLAAPARTPFAQIGKALAQYPGHHLGKLVGDEVMKRSGLKPTDIDGVIVGEGFANAPNSARVIANLMNLPLEIPCLTVANNCVSGLEAVAEASRRIMLGEGEVFLVIGEESQTSMPFVVKNARLNKKTNSLDSLVKLLPNDLPEGVELRDTLEDGLGDGETSYGMQVTAEILAQNYALPRETQDKVAYESFKRAFEATQEGRYKPYIMEVKDDEGNMLQADEAVLLREGLVKNPTRMGRAMLMFDNPAMKFDAWKEKYGKDLKKSHGPTVSIFNASPRSDGAAGIIVASEAAAKRLGLKAEAVVTGFKMKGVDPNLMGLGQAEATLGLLEEVGEKVENIDVIEIHEAFAATAVAALEEIKIRTGFDWEKNFDAKKINPNGGSIAIGHPFGATGVRLLHNAIMDFHENKDAKKVLVTACAHGGIAGSMIVERP; translated from the coding sequence ATGAAAGTAACACAAAAGATTGTACTCGCAGCACCTGCACGAACTCCTTTTGCACAAATTGGCAAGGCGCTCGCTCAGTATCCAGGCCACCACTTAGGGAAACTTGTTGGTGATGAAGTTATGAAACGCAGTGGTTTGAAACCAACTGACATTGACGGTGTGATTGTGGGAGAGGGTTTTGCCAATGCACCAAACTCTGCTCGTGTGATTGCAAACCTCATGAACCTGCCTTTAGAAATTCCTTGTTTAACAGTGGCAAACAACTGTGTATCAGGTCTCGAAGCAGTGGCAGAAGCATCTCGCCGAATTATGTTAGGTGAAGGGGAAGTTTTCCTCGTGATTGGTGAAGAATCTCAAACTTCTATGCCTTTCGTTGTGAAAAATGCTCGCCTCAACAAAAAAACAAACAGCTTAGATTCACTTGTAAAACTCCTTCCAAACGACCTTCCAGAAGGTGTGGAACTTCGTGATACATTGGAAGATGGTCTTGGTGATGGAGAAACTTCTTATGGGATGCAAGTCACAGCAGAAATCCTCGCACAAAACTACGCACTTCCACGTGAAACGCAAGACAAAGTGGCTTACGAATCTTTCAAAAGAGCTTTCGAAGCAACTCAAGAAGGTCGTTACAAACCGTATATTATGGAAGTAAAAGACGATGAAGGGAACATGTTACAAGCTGACGAAGCAGTTCTCCTTCGTGAAGGTCTTGTGAAAAACCCAACTCGTATGGGTCGCGCAATGCTTATGTTTGATAACCCAGCAATGAAATTTGATGCTTGGAAAGAAAAGTACGGAAAAGATTTAAAAAAATCACATGGCCCTACGGTTTCCATCTTCAATGCAAGCCCACGTTCTGATGGAGCGGCTGGAATCATTGTCGCTTCTGAAGCTGCTGCAAAAAGATTAGGTCTGAAAGCAGAAGCAGTGGTCACAGGTTTCAAAATGAAAGGTGTGGATCCTAACCTTATGGGACTTGGACAAGCAGAAGCAACTCTTGGACTACTCGAAGAAGTTGGCGAAAAAGTGGAAAACATCGACGTGATCGAAATCCATGAAGCATTCGCAGCAACTGCAGTGGCAGCTCTTGAAGAAATCAAAATCAGAACAGGATTTGATTGGGAAAAGAACTTTGATGCCAAAAAGATCAATCCAAATGGTGGATCTATCGCCATTGGACACCCGTTTGGTGCGACTGGGGTTCGCCTCCTACACAATGCGATCATGGACTT